The Tripterygium wilfordii isolate XIE 37 chromosome 21, ASM1340144v1, whole genome shotgun sequence genome segment AAAGAGATTACTCTTGTTATGCAAACCCCAGAACAAGTCTTGGAATCTCAAGGAGTCACCCCTGCTGACATTGAAGGTACTTTCAGTTAAAGTCTATATGCATAAGGCTTTTGTTCTGACAAATTTGATAGTGTTTAACTGATATATTTTTAATTGCAGATATGTTGGATGAGTTACAGGAGCATGTAGAGTCTATTGACATGGCCAATGGTAAGTTTTCTACTAGAATGGATGGAGAGGATAAACTTTGTATTATTGCCTCTTTTTAGGTATTGCTGAACCCTTTTCTGCGGTTGTCATAATTGCTATGAAAACTATGGTTTACTGAGAAATTCACTCTATGTTGACAACACATTCCTGTAGTTATTCCTATTATATTTTGGAAGTGCTGCTGTGAAAGTGAACGGGataattaatttttgttataGTTCCTTTTCAAGATGAATTGAGGTTTTATTTTTATACATAAGTCTTGCTCGATTGAGGTTGAAAAGTAACAGGTAATTAGAAAAGATGCTTAGAGTAATTCGAGTTGTTGAAAATAAAGGAGCTTGTGCATTTATTAATTGTGATTTTGCCTTGATATGATTTTAATCATTATTCCCTGGTGCAAGCCGTAAAATATGTTGTGTATTgaatttcaatttatttatatcttttggACAAGAACAAGAAATCTGCTTCTCAAAATTGGAATGCCTTGACCCTCTGCCTCTTTATGCTTATGGACAGATCTTCATTCAATTGGTGGTTTAGTTCCTCTCCTTGGTTACCTGAGGAACTCACATGAGAATATTCGTGCAAAGGCCGCAGAGGTTGTGACAACCATTGTCCAGAACAATCCAAAGAGTCAACAACTTGTCATGGAAGCAAATGGCTTAGAGCCTCTCCTTTCCAATTTTGTTTCAGATCCAGATGTTACTGTTCGAACTAAGGCACTTGGAGCTCTCTCCTGTAAGTGCTGCTTTTAGTTCTATGATAATTCTGGCGGTTGttaaattttcatatattttagtTAAGTGGATATGCCACTGGATTCTAGGATTTCAATTGATATTcatgttttacttttttgtggATGATTTTCCAGCTTTAATCCGACACAACAAACCTGGCATTGCTGCCTTTCGTCTAGCAAATGGTTATGCAGCCCTAAGAGATGCCTTGGGTTCTGAGAATGTGAGGTTTCAAAGGTAATACatgtgaaaaaaatatatatagtatttttgtCTATCCAAAGTGATGGAAGGAAACAGGATATCTTTGTTTCTACTGACAAGGTATTATGTTTTTTGAAATTAGACATGTGTAGTAGTTAAGTTTAGCCCTGTTTCTCTCTAATTGGCGAGAAAATATGATTTCTGTTTTCCATGCTTGACATGCTTCTGTGGCTTACTTTTTAGAGAGACTATTGAGTTTGCTTCGCCTGATCTGACTTTGTTTTCGAAATTTCACCTATTCAGGAAAGCCTTGAACTTGATCCATTACCTACTGCACGAGAACAGTGCAGATTGCAGCGTAGTAAACGAGCTAGGGTTTCCTCGCTTGATGTTGCACCTTGCCTCCAGTGAAGATGCAGAGGTACGGGAAGCTGCCCTTAGAGGTCTTCTTGAGGTTGCCAGTGATAAGACCATCGAGAATAGTGGTGGTTTGGACGAGCAAAAtgagaaattgaaacaaattctTGAGGAACGAATTAAAGGTATCAGCTCTATGTCCGCAGAAGATCTAGGAGCAGCTAAGGAGGAGAGGCAGCTTATAGATCATCTCTGGAATACCTGTTACAAGGAGCCTTCGTCTCTTCGAGAAAAAGGGCTTCTTGTCCTTCCTGGCGAAGATGCACCCCCACCTGATGTTGCCAGCAAACATTTTGAACCTCCTCTTAGAGCTTGGGCTGCAAACCAGTCTGCTGATACAAATTCCAGTACCGAGAAGAAACAAGCTCCCCTATTATTGGGCCCTGCACCCGGGGCAGCCAATGTTCAAGAGACCTCGAATGCTGAAGCAGACCCAGACGTCCACAGGACTCCTCAATAGAACTGTAATAGAGGTCTGGGAGTGATGAGGTTTAATTTACTGCCGCCTATTGTATTATAAACTCTGAAGTGTTCTTCCTTATGCACATTTGTTCAGGAGGCTTGTTTGTTTCGAAGTCAGTCCTGGATGAGACCTCAGTTGTTTTTGGGTATACATGGGATGGTGGTATGGCACATGAATTAATGTTTGATTAGACATTCAAGGTTCTAGGGTTTCTGAATAGCAAGTGCTTGTAATTTTGGAGATTATTTTTTATCTATTGTAATTTTGGAGATTTCAGTTATAGCTGGATCCTCATGCTTATCCCCTGTCCATTGATTGGTTCCTTTTGGGACTTACCATATGATGCTTTTGCTTTAGCATTGTTTGTTATAGTAATTCCTGCAAAGccagtcaagttcaaaattctgTTAGTGTTTGATATGCTCCTTATAATGGTTGACAAGGATAATAATTAGTAACCTTTTACCTTTTACTCAACAATGCATGCTAATAACGATTGTAGATTTGCCTATTATCAATTTAACCAGGAAGTCTAATCAATCTATGGTGGTCAtgaatctttcttttgttgccCTCTGAGTATCTGATATGAGcattttttgataatcgagaatgATATTATATAAGTTTTATCCTTTGGACATccaatatgagtttaaactcgagTCGTTATGTCTACGCgtacaaaagtttttcatgtgatAACAGGGTAAATTGGGCTTTACGCGTGGCCACAACCCATAAGGATACTGCTCACACAGTCCAGAAATTCATCAAGTGAGAAAATCTCTTACTTTTTTCTCATGTATCACACATTAATGGACCTCAAAATGGCAACATAAACCACCATTAATAGTCGAATAATGGAACATCAACATCAGAAATTCCTTAATTCTCAATCTTTATCATAATTAGTTCCTCTGATAGTCTAGTGGCCACCTTCCTTCTCCTAGTTGTGTGTATAATGCTGTGTATCATGCATCCACTCCACCCATTTTGACTCCCTCTTCTAGTGCTTAAAGTTTTATCTACTGAAGATATTACTGAACCACTGGTCTATATATTGCAAACCCTAGAGAGCTCAGTTGCATCACTTCACACAGCTCAAGCTTATGCCTTACAGGTCTCATATATATCTTTCCTTCCACATAGGCTCATCtcattagaagtcttaacattggtGCTTATATATGAAGTTGATATTATTTCCATGTTTTCCTTTTACAGGTTAATCTTTGTAAATCATGAAAACCATACTAGTGCTTCTCGTCGTCTTCATTTTGGTTGCGGAAACTCTGCAAGCTGATGAAGGGGTACTGACTGCTGCCATGGTGATGCATGGTCGTCGTCTGCTGAGTGATCCGGCTGCCAAGGATGGACACAGCTATGTTAACATTGAAGATGATGACAACAAGAACGAGAGCTACAACAACTATGGACAGGATTCTGGATCATCTACTGAGACCCATCACTACTATACAGATGACACTGATAAACCAGCTGGAAAACACTAAGGTTATGGTCATATTGAAGTTGAAGGGGCtttgtgtaaaaaaaaaaaaaggtgtgttTATGGCTTCCAATAAAGTGAAACCAACATCTTATGTTTCACAAATAGTATCAAAGTATAATTTATGGTTTGTGTCCCTAAATATTTGATATATATCATGGAATAAATCAAGCACCATAGCTAGGTAGCTAGCATGGTTTTGTGTTGTTTGTCTATATTTTTCCTAACTTATGGTTCCTGCAGATTCctggtttttctttgttttagagcatccacatcagctTCTCTTAAtagattctctaaaatacagtaaaatgagtcattttacagttttacagAATCACAATTCAACAACACTCCACAGCAGCTCCTCTAAACCATCTtctataacttaaaatattcatttctccaatcacttttaaaatcttttatgtttaatttttatcaattacattatacaataacaaatatatttttgacaatatcatttttaaaataaaataatatattaaatatatattttaccagaaattttgattttttcaatTTAGTCTAAAAGTTTACTCGAACGGCTATATTCTCAACACTCAATTCCAACGGTCATATATCAAACGGCTATATTTACAAATATTTGAATGGTCTAGAATATTTTAATGGCATATTGTAAAGGATCAgaatattccaaagcatattcTAAAGGATCATAATATTCTAGTGGCATATTCTAATGGTCaaaatttcaaacgttacttttCAACGGTCACATACTTTTACTATAAAAGAACTAGTGTCTCATAACTTCATTTACAACTCTCCCAACTCTTcttcattatattatattttcacaatgaattctCTTTTCAAGCgtatacaaaaaatttatgatgaTTCATCCTCAAACTCGTCCTCTGAGGATGAGTTTGAAGATCTtttatttttggagtatgaaagaAAACGATTCGAGCGAGGATGAACATCACGTACAGGTTCTCATCGACAACGTTCGGTCATTAATCGTAATCGACTGCAAGGTCATGAACGCattttcaatgattattttgcaGAATCACCAGTCTATAAAGATGCTATGTTTAGAAGGAGATTTCGCATGAATCGAGCTCTATTTCTTCGCATTCAATCCGCAATAGAAATGCATGAACCATATTTTCAACAACGAAGAGATGCAGCCGGTAGACTGGGGTTATCTTCTCTTCAAAAGATAACTGCAGCATTGAGGATTCTTGCTTCCGGAGTTGCTGCAGATTTCATGGACGAATATGTAAGAATTTCAGAAAGTACTACTATTGAGAGTGTGAAATATTTTGCAAAAGCAGTTATTTCTGTCTTTGGTCCTGAGTATTTGAGGTCTCCCAACAGAAACGATATTGAACTACTACTAGCATTAAACAAAACTCGTGGATTTCCTGGGATGCTAGGAAGTATAGATTGTATGTATTGGAAGTGGAAGAATTGTCCGACTGCTTGGAAAGGTATGTACACTGGACATTGTCATGAACCAACAATTATTTTAGAAGCCGTTGCATCATATGATCTATGGATATGGCATGCATTTTTTGGACTACCAGGGTCCCATAACAACATCAATGTGTTAGAACGATCCCATGTTTTTTCTGAACTAACTCAAGGGCGTGCCCCTATAGTTAATTATTCAATCAATGGTCATAACTATACAATGGGATACTACCTAGCTGATGGTATATATCCTTCCTGGGCTACGTTCTTGAAATCGATCCCGCTACCACAAACTATGAAGACCAAACATTTTGCAAGGTGTCAAGAAGGTGTCAGAAAAGATGTGGAACGTACATTTGGAGTGCTACAATCTCGATTCGCAATTGTACGTGGACCTGCTCGTTACTTTGAGACAGAAACACTTAAAGAGATTATGCTTGCATGTGTCATATTGCACAACATGATCGTTGAAGACGAGCGACATCTACACCTTCAACCAAATATGTCCTTCATATATGATCAAATCGATGAAAGTCCTCCACCAATAGAAGTGCCAGAAGACCATGCATATGAACTTCAGGATTTCATAGATCAACATTTTCAAATCAGAGATAGACAAGTTTATTCTCAGCTCCAAAGTGATCTTATCGAGCATTTATGGAATATTTATAGTGAATCGTAGTTTGTACTCTTTTCATTGTATTCTAATAAAAAGTTGTTATTTATTTGTgtgtttataattatatatcaaaTGAGTATcaaatttaattatcaattaatttcctgatttaattattatttaatttcttaattaAATATGATTAAATAATtccctaattaattaattatcaattaattacTTGAAAACTAAAATTGATATCGGGAGAGTCGAAGAGGGAGAAAggggaaaaggagagagagtaaataacaaataattaaagaaaagtaaaagtgatattttattattaaaataatgataCAAGAGCTACAGTGGTCCGCTAGTTGTAGCGGATCACTGTAGCAACTGTAACTTCTAC includes the following:
- the LOC119989983 gene encoding uncharacterized protein LOC119989983; this encodes MAKEGPNWDGLLKWSLAHSDGTGANRNLSEEDRRWFMEAMQAQTVDVVKRMKEITLVMQTPEQVLESQGVTPADIEDMLDELQEHVESIDMANDLHSIGGLVPLLGYLRNSHENIRAKAAEVVTTIVQNNPKSQQLVMEANGLEPLLSNFVSDPDVTVRTKALGALSSLIRHNKPGIAAFRLANGYAALRDALGSENVRFQRKALNLIHYLLHENSADCSVVNELGFPRLMLHLASSEDAEVREAALRGLLEVASDKTIENSGGLDEQNEKLKQILEERIKGISSMSAEDLGAAKEERQLIDHLWNTCYKEPSSLREKGLLVLPGEDAPPPDVASKHFEPPLRAWAANQSADTNSSTEKKQAPLLLGPAPGAANVQETSNAEADPDVHRTPQ
- the LOC119988020 gene encoding putative nuclease HARBI1, translated to MHEPYFQQRRDAAGRLGLSSLQKITAALRILASGVAADFMDEYVRISESTTIESVKYFAKAVISVFGPEYLRSPNRNDIELLLALNKTRGFPGMLGSIDCMYWKWKNCPTAWKGMYTGHCHEPTIILEAVASYDLWIWHAFFGLPGSHNNINVLERSHVFSELTQGRAPIVNYSINGHNYTMGYYLADGIYPSWATFLKSIPLPQTMKTKHFARCQEGVRKDVERTFGVLQSRFAIVRGPARYFETETLKEIMLACVILHNMIVEDERHLHLQPNMSFIYDQIDESPPPIEVPEDHAYELQDFIDQHFQIRDRQVYSQLQSDLIEHLWNIYSES